A window of the Lepisosteus oculatus isolate fLepOcu1 chromosome 14, fLepOcu1.hap2, whole genome shotgun sequence genome harbors these coding sequences:
- the LOC138243344 gene encoding proteoglycan 3-like, with protein MDTVLNTTNLPSGTAWIGLYRDCRESWRWSGGEVVTFTHWRSQLPCAVLNAAGFWEERDCSEEVYFICESQGGAQQYSLIRENKTFAAAQRHCRESCSDLPLVDSVGESEQIRTTAQGHAVWITLLQDGWEWSDGRRSGFRNWSPGQHNGGGALYMEIYLKDNVNKNNNKRGGWNDAGGTYPSPFFCYTGESSPDRLSQSPRQ; from the exons ATGGACACAGTCCTCAACACCACTAACCTGCCCAGTGGCACAGCCTGGATAGGCCTGTACCGAGACTGCAGAGAGAGCTGGCGGTGGTCTGGCGGAGAGGTCGTGACCTTCACCCACTGGAGGAGTCAGCTCCCCTGTGCTGTTCTCAACGCAGCGGGATTCTGGGAGGAGAGAGACTGCAGCGAGGAGGTCTACTTCATATGTGAGAGTCAAG GTGGGGCCCAGCAGTACAGCCTGATCAGGGAAAACAAGACCTTCGCTGCAGCCCAGAGACACTGCAGAGAGAGCTGCTCCGACCTGCCCCTGGTGGACAGTGTGGGAGAGTCTGAACAGATCAGGACGACGGCGCAGGGACACGCTGTCTGGATCACTCTGCTCCAGGACGGCTGGGAGTGGTCTGACGGGAGGCGCTCTGGGTTTCGCAACTGGAGTCCTGGGCAGCACAATGGAGGAGGAGCCTTGTACATGGAGATCTATTTAAAAGATAacgtaaataaaaataataataaaagaggtGGCTGGAACGATGCAGGTGGAACATATCCCAGCCCCTTCTTCTGCTACACTGGTGAGTCCAGCCCTGACAGACTGTCCCAGAGCCCCAGGCAGTAG